One Thalassophryne amazonica chromosome 10, fThaAma1.1, whole genome shotgun sequence genomic region harbors:
- the c10h1orf210 gene encoding type III endosome membrane protein TEMP: MEFSTTNTFPTATQTTAQNDTVSVPTGKPSSQKWEFLVSIVAAAILLSLLIALLAKCHVVRRYLASYRHTRLRETDSVRCCESPGMGLVSTIDHEWAVDAHRVPPACDDDDDDDDEDDDGFIEDNYIQPSERARAEKAAESLGDTEEEMDEIEFTIT, translated from the exons ATGGAGTTCTCAACAACGAACACGTTTCCTACAGCAACACAAACAACGGCACAAAACG ACACCGTGTCAGTCCCAACAGGCAAACCCAGCTCTCAGAAATGGGAGTTCCTGGTGAGCATTGTGGCAGCAGCCATCCTTCTTTCCCTTCTGATTGCTCTCCTTGCTAAATGCCACGTGGTTCGCCGCTACCTGGCCAGCTACAGGCACACACGGCTGAGGGAGACAGACAGTGTTAGGTGCTGTGAATCACCAG GCATGGGTTTGGTATCCACCATTGATCATGAGTGGGCAGTGGATGCTCATCGTGTGCCTCCCGCAtgcgacgatgatgatgatgatgatgatgaagatgatgatggctTCATTGAGGATAACTACATCCAACCCAGTGAGAGAGCGAGGGCCGAGAAAGCAGCGGAGAGTTTGGGGGACACAGAAGAAGAGATGGATGAGATTGAATTTACCATAACCTAG